One window from the genome of Cryptomeria japonica chromosome 6, Sugi_1.0, whole genome shotgun sequence encodes:
- the LOC131876470 gene encoding uncharacterized protein LOC131876470 codes for MVDAIAVVGPGFQAPSCESLRVGMLKDAVEDVQNVVKQHRLQWARTGCSIMSDGWTDRRNQTLINFLVSSEWMESGFTTQANGIVVAEYMYSTTFWESIEQIVEFSEPLVKVLRLVDGDKPPMGYVYEAMDRAKEVIRSKLENNKDRYMSLWDIIDRRWDGQMHTPLHVAGYFLNPLLFNKTNFLEIDVEIKQGFFKCMEKMFPDLEKFDAAMIELEMYKHAKGFLSSRAAIQSRKTIQPIAWWASIGDEIPNLRWMAVRILGQPCSSSACERNWSVFEHIHSKKHNRLSQQRLNDLVFVHHNLRLKIRKAQGTIEECLPIDLNEIYPECELIVVDDADDDDDVADDDYVVADRPLVSKNFDIMRQANFRPEWVEGIRIGSYPGASSSGPPAL; via the exons atggtagatgctattgcagTTGTAGGTCCTGGGTTTCAAGCCCCATCTTGTGAATCATTGAGGGTTGGCATGCTGAaagatgcagtagaggatgttcaaAATGTTGTTAAACAACATCGATTGCAGTGGGCTAGAACTGGTTGCAGCATCATGTCAGATGGTTGGACAGATAGAAGGAACCAAActctcattaacttccttgtctctt CTGAGTGGATGGAGTCTGGTTTCACAACTCAAGCAAATGGCATAGTAGTGGCAGAGTATATGTATTCTACCACATTTTGGGAATCTATTGAACAAATTGTAGAATTTTCAGAGCCTTTAGTAAAAGTCTTGAGACTAGTGGATGGGGATAAACCCCCCATGGGATAtgtgtatgaggccatggatagggccaaggaggtgatAAGGAGTAAGCTGGAAAATAACAAGGATAGGTATATGTCgttgtgggacataattgataggagatgggatgGACAAATGCACACTCCTCTCCATGTTGCGGGATACTTTCTCAATCCTCTGTTATTCAATAAGACTAACTTCCTAGAAATTGATGTTGAGATCAAACAAGGCTTCTTCAAGTGCATGGAAAAAATGTTTCCTGACTTGGAAAAATTTGATGCGGCTATGATAGAGTTGGAAATGTACAAGCATGCTAAGGGCTTTCTCTCTTCTAGGGCTGCTATACAAAGTAGAAAGACAATTCAACCAA tTGCATGGTGGGCTTCAATTGGAGATGAAATACCAAATTTAAGGTGGATGGCAGTGCGTATTTTGGGCCAACCATGTAGCTCATCAGCTTGTGAGCGTAATTGGAGTGTGTTTGAACACATACATTCCAAGAAACACAACCGCCTATCACAACAACGACTGAATGACTTGGTATTTGTTCATCACAACCTCCGTTTGAAGATAAggaaagctcaag GAACTATTGAGGAATGCTTGCCAATTGACCTCAATGAGATATATCCAGAGTGCGAGTTGATTGTtgttgatgatgctgatgatgatgatgatgttgctgatgaTGATTATGTTGTTGCTGATCGTCCGCTTGTGTCTAAAAATTTTGATATCATGAGGCAAGCCAACTTTCGTCCTGAATGGGTTGAAGGAATTAGGATAGGCTCTTACCCAGGAGCTTCATCATCAGGGCCTCCTGCCCTCTAG
- the LOC131048086 gene encoding uncharacterized protein LOC131048086 gives MARPMHKTHIPGFGNWDVANNNEIITEYFEIARAGKEKREGNGKGHVQSHPEREPGIPRSSNIADGNADIRNGRKIKVVQRAANNTARQTEAIPIKAPKSFPAASGQMRANDSGQVLMHLPAVHTPTASQNLVAQHRVPAPIRPSRSAPLGPKESEVYQVKSGIRKENYQRGFRSRTEMDPSVWTQKEYGRSRTPSPSHSRPSNAHREFGAGKPPSPSYIRPSNARREFGVSKTPSPLFSRPGNEKPSSNKNHRKKALPKFGDWDSNDPAAGIAFTSIFNEARNEKKEAASAIKTPSQMDAATPKDEDLYKQPSNSHKRHGVKLISIISKIFSGKMICQ, from the exons ATGGCTAGGCCT ATGCATAAAACCCATATTCCAGGCTTTGGTAATTGGGATGTTGCAAACAATAATGAAATTATCACCGAATACTTTGAGATTGCAAGAGCTGGTAAGGAGAAAAGGGAAGGCAATGGGAAGGGGCATGTTCAGTCTCATCCCGAAAGAGAGCCTGGCATTCCCAGAAGCTCAAATATAGCGGATGGTAATGCTGACAttagaaatggaagaaaaataaaggTTGTTCAGAGAGCTGCAAATAATACTGCAAGACAAACGGAAGCAATTCCAATCAAAGCACCAAAATCCTTTCCTGCTGCATCAGGGCAAATGAGAGCAAATGACAGTGGACAGGTTCTGATGCACCTACCTGCAGTACACACTCCAACAGCTTCCCAAAATTTAGTAGCCCAACATAGAGTGCCAGCCCCAATTAGGCCATCCAGAAGTGCCCCTTTGGGACCTAAAGAGAGTGAAGTGTATCAGGTAAAATCAGGAATTAGGAAAGAAAATTATCAGAGAGGATTTAGGAGTAGAACAGAAATGGACCCATCTGTCTGGACCCAGAAAGAGTATGGAAGGAGCAGAACGCCGAGTCCATCACACAGTAGGCCCAGCAATGCCCACAGAGAATTTGGAGCGGGAAAACCACCCAGTCCATCATACATTAGGCCCAGCAATGCCCGGAGAGAATTTGGAGTGAGCAAAACACCCAGTCCATTATTCAGTAGGCCTGGCAATGAAAAACCATCATCAAACAAG AACCACAGAAAAAAAGCATTGCCTAAATTTGGTGATTGGGATTCAAACGACCCCGCAGCTGGTATTGCATTCACATCAATATTCAATGAAGCAAGAAATGAAAAGAAAGAAGCAGCATCTGCCATTAAGACTCCCTCACAGATGGATGCTGCTACTCCTAAAGATGAAGATTTATATAAGCAACCAAGCAATTCACACAAGAGACATGGA GTGAAATTGAtttcaattatttcaaaaattttcagCGGTAAAATGATTTGTCAATGA